In a single window of the Dreissena polymorpha isolate Duluth1 chromosome 3, UMN_Dpol_1.0, whole genome shotgun sequence genome:
- the LOC127872153 gene encoding uncharacterized protein LOC127872153 gives MATSTIHVNLITNSGESDVLNLCDKRRDLKKKKNDTEGANQYKAVNQEIKKSMKKAKENWIKEQCQDINDSLETNNSKKAYHLVKDLTSTKQGRTTTIPDKDKKCLTKEQDILKRLKSQAEKIIAEEQAGFRQGRSTTEQIFNLKILCERYLQHQQDLYLVFVDFKKAFDRCRILQQQHWGLVQNHSWSETRLLLSPTLFNIFLDRIVTEALEDSEGTISAEKTKLMTNNTNGSSTDIKVCGEKVETVKSFKYLGAIVIDAGSKSEIFTRIAQTTAAHTKLKTILKDRNIALSSKIRLMRALVMFRFLYAWLAKAVLQGTVKGGRRRGRKRKRWEENVSEWTGMRLSEAFRQSERRDEWRELVARSSVVPNRSSRLRDK, from the exons ATAACCAACAGTGGGGAAT CCGATGTACTCAATCTTTGCGACAAACGGAGAGACCTGAAGAAGAAAAAGAACGACACAGAAGGCGCAAATCAGTACAAAGCAGTCAACCAAGAAATCAAAAAAAGCATGAAAAAGGCCAAGGAGAACTGGATTAAAGAACAATGTCAGGACATTAATGATAGCCTGGAGACAAACAACAGCAAAAAAGCCTACCACCTGGTGAAAGATCTGACCAGCACAAAGCAAGGGCGAACCACCACAATACCAGACAAAGACAAAAAGTGTCTGACGAAGGAACAAGACATCCTAAAGAG ATTGAAGTCACAAGCAGAGAAGATAATCGCAGAAGAACAGGCAGGCTTTAGACAAGGACGCAGTACAACGGAGCAGATCTTCAACCTCAAGATACTGTGCGAGAGGTACCTGCAACACCAACAGGACCTCTACCTCGTCTTCGTGGACTTTAAGAAGGCTTTCGACAGG TGCCGTATACTTCAACAGCAGCATTGGGGACTGGTTCAGAACCACAGTTGGAGTGAGACAAGGCTGTTGCTCTCTCCCACCCTCTTCAACATCTTCCTGGATAGAATCGTGACTGAAGCCCTGGAAGACAGCGAGGGAACA ATCAGTGCAGAGAAGACCAAACTGATGACCAACAACACTAACGGCAGCAGCACGGACATCAAGGTCTGTGGCGAGAAAGTGGAAACCGTCAAAAGCTTCAAATACCTAGGAGCAATTGTCATAGATGCTGGATCCAAATCTGAAATATTCACCAGAATTGCTCAGACCACAGCAGCACACACAAAACTGAAGACCATCTTGAAGGATAGGAACATAGCCCTCAGCTCAAAGATCAGACTGATGCGCGCCCTGGTCATGTTCAGATTTTTGTATGCCT GGCTTGCCAAGGCCGTGTTACAAGGCACAGTTAAAGGAGGGAGGAGGAGAGGCAGAAAAAGGAAAAGATGGGAGGAGAACGTCTCAGAGTGGACAGGGATGAGGCTCAGCGAAGCCTTCAGACAGTCCGAGAGGCGAGATGAATGGAGAGAACTGGTTGCCAGATCATCTGTGGTGCCTAACCGGTCGTCCAGACTACGGGACAAGTGA